A single Lathamus discolor isolate bLatDis1 chromosome 16, bLatDis1.hap1, whole genome shotgun sequence DNA region contains:
- the LOC136022907 gene encoding caspase-9-like, translated as MEEAQRRALRRGRARLVAALRVAPLWGPLQERGLFTRPMMEDVQSAGSRGEQARQLVIDLETRGKRAFPVFLSILRDTGQGDLADMLTEECGRASVPPQLVDLRPVELELRREHPKNVNLPEHLSIPVQAEGERPRVPPVPVQGLAVDKWNRDLVYQLRADPCGRCLILNNINFTTGSGLSTRHGSDVDCEKLEKRFRALSFDVLTQKDLEAQGMVSELQKLARQDHSALDCCIVIILSHGCQTSHVQFPGGVYGTDGKPIPIEKIVNYFNGSNCPSLRGKPKLFFIQACGGEQRDRGFVVDSSSPGDEAPRGSVESDATPFQAPSGNMDEPDAVASLPTPSDILVSYSTFPGFVSWREVSSGSWYVETLDSVLEQYAPSEDLLNMLLRVANAVSAKGKYKQIPGCFNFLRKKFFFKCK; from the exons ATGGAGGAGGCGCAGCGCCGGGCCCTGCGGCGCGGCCGGGCGCGGCTGGTGGCGGCCCTGCGGGTGGCCCCGCTCTGGGGCCCGCTGCAGGAGCGCGGCCTCTTCACCCGGCCCATGATGGAGGACGTGCAG agcGCTGGCAGCCGAGGAGAGCAAGCCCGGCAGCTGGTCATTGACCTGGAGACTCGAGGGAAGCGGGCTTTCCCTGTATTCCTCTCTATCCTGCGGGACACAGGGCAGGGCGACCTCGCGGACATGCTGACTGAGGAGTGTGGGCGCGCATCGGTACCACCCCAGCTGGTAGACCTGAGGCCTGTCGAGCTGGAGTTACGTAGAGAGCATCCTAAAA ATGTGAACCTTCCAGAACATTTGTCCATTCCAGTGCAAGCAGAGGGTGAAAGACCGCGGGTACCTCCTGTGCCAGTCCAGG GTTTGGCTGTTGACAAGTGGAACCGCGATCTG GTTTACCAGCTGAGAGCGGATCCATGCGGGCGCTGCCTGATCCTCAACAACATCAACTTCACCACAGGCTCGGGTCTGTCCACTCGTCACGGCTCCGACGTGGACTGTGAGAAGCTGGAGAAGCGCTTCAGGGCCTTGAGCTTTGATGTCCTGACTCAGAAGGATCTGGAAGCTCAG GGCAtggtttcagagctgcagaagctgGCACGGCAGGACCACAGCGCCCTGGACTGCTGCATTGTGATCATCCTTTCCCATGGCTGTCAG ACGAGCCATGTTCAGTTCCCCGGAGGCGTTTATGGAACAGATGGAAAACCGATTCCAATAGAAAAGATTGTGAACTATTTCAATGGGTCCAATTGCCCGAGTCTGAGAGgaaaacccaaactcttcttCATCCAGGCCTGTGGTGGAG AGCAAAGAGATCGAGGCTTTGTAGTGGATTCCAGTTCACCTGGAGATGAAGCTCCCAGAGGTTCTGTGGAGTCAGACGCGACTCCTTTCCAGGCTCCATCAGGTAACATGGATGAGCCAGATGCCGTAGCCAGTTTGCCCACTCCCAGTGACATCTTGGTCTCCTACTCAACTTTTCCAG GTTTTGTCTCCTGGAGGGAGGTGTCAAGTGGCTCATGGTATGTGGAAACCCTGGACAGTGTGCTGGAGCAATATGCCCCTTCGGAAGACCTGCTGAACATGTTACTGCGG GTGGCCAACGCTGTCTCTGCCAAGGGGAAGTACAAGCAGA